Proteins found in one Thermofilaceae archaeon genomic segment:
- a CDS encoding methyltransferase MtaB domain-containing protein: MARFTSLAYGKPGELLFGRALHPLRYGLGLEVGSGRVVPEVKYWPSRSADESGRLVEEFSSITRGVLERAVDLGVQALQLETELSHVATLNPRLAEEIVAAQKDVMERYHSEYGVALALRVTVADVRWSRELKGEEAFSRMMESFEAAAGAGADVLSIESIGGKEVFDYSIVRGDLRGIALGLAVLAPADVERLWREVSSIASRSGALAGGDSACGFANTAMKLAGGFKSRMLPHVLAAVVRAMSAPRTLKAFEAGARGPGKDCAYENVFIKVITGYPISMEGKTSAVAHSSLVGNVAAAACDLWSNEQVENVKLFGGTGPQVFLEILHYDCQLMNTALKAGKGEELRDLLVASNLYTDPQSLVLSPQAAWEIASAIVAESDDYRRAVAAARKALEIVKREYEAGRLALDTREAAYLRKLERELGALPDSADGLLESARFYEERANFKVSDYLKD; encoded by the coding sequence GTGGCGCGTTTCACGAGCCTCGCCTACGGGAAGCCCGGCGAGCTTCTCTTCGGGCGTGCGCTCCACCCGCTACGCTACGGCCTCGGCCTGGAGGTCGGCTCGGGGCGCGTAGTCCCGGAGGTTAAGTACTGGCCGAGCAGGAGCGCGGACGAGTCGGGCAGGCTGGTCGAGGAGTTCTCCAGCATCACCAGGGGCGTGCTGGAGAGGGCGGTCGACCTTGGCGTCCAGGCGCTCCAGCTGGAGACCGAGCTGAGCCACGTGGCGACGCTGAACCCGAGGCTCGCCGAAGAGATCGTAGCGGCGCAGAAGGACGTCATGGAGCGCTACCACTCCGAGTACGGTGTTGCGCTAGCACTACGCGTCACAGTGGCGGATGTGCGGTGGTCTAGGGAGCTGAAGGGGGAGGAGGCCTTCTCCAGGATGATGGAGTCGTTCGAGGCTGCTGCCGGGGCCGGCGCCGACGTCCTATCGATCGAGTCCATCGGCGGCAAGGAGGTCTTCGACTACTCGATCGTGAGGGGGGACTTAAGGGGTATAGCGCTCGGCCTGGCTGTGCTGGCCCCAGCCGACGTCGAGAGGCTTTGGAGGGAGGTCTCCTCGATCGCGTCGCGAAGCGGGGCTCTAGCCGGCGGGGACTCGGCTTGCGGCTTCGCGAACACGGCGATGAAGCTGGCGGGGGGCTTCAAGAGCAGGATGCTGCCCCACGTCCTGGCTGCGGTCGTGAGGGCGATGAGCGCGCCCCGCACGCTGAAGGCCTTCGAGGCCGGCGCGAGGGGGCCGGGGAAGGATTGCGCCTACGAGAACGTTTTCATCAAGGTGATCACCGGCTACCCCATCTCGATGGAGGGTAAGACGAGCGCTGTAGCCCACTCCAGCCTGGTTGGAAACGTGGCGGCCGCGGCCTGCGACCTCTGGTCGAACGAGCAGGTCGAGAACGTGAAGCTGTTCGGCGGCACGGGCCCGCAGGTGTTCCTCGAGATCCTCCACTACGACTGCCAGCTCATGAACACCGCTCTCAAGGCTGGAAAGGGTGAGGAGCTCAGGGATCTACTGGTCGCGTCAAACCTGTACACGGACCCGCAGTCCCTCGTCCTTTCGCCGCAAGCCGCTTGGGAGATCGCGTCCGCCATCGTGGCTGAGAGCGACGACTACCGGCGCGCGGTCGCCGCGGCGAGGAAGGCCCTCGAGATCGTCAAGCGGGAGTACGAGGCCGGTCGCTTGGCCCTAGACACCAGGGAGGCAGCCTACCTGCGCAAGCTCGAGCGGGAGTTGGGAGCCCTACCCGATAGCGCCGACGGGCTCCTCGAGTCTGCCCGCTTCTACGAGGAAAGGGCGAACTTCAAGGTTTCAGACTACCTTAAGGATTAA
- the metG gene encoding methionine--tRNA ligase subunit beta: MSYVSFEEFQKLDLRVGKVVSAERVQRARKLLLLKVDIGGELRTLVAGLAEYYAPEQLVGKEIVVVANLEPKVIMGLKSEGMLLAAVVNGKPVLIVPESEVPPGTKIS; encoded by the coding sequence ATGAGCTACGTAAGCTTCGAGGAGTTTCAGAAGCTAGACCTGAGGGTGGGAAAAGTAGTCTCCGCCGAGCGCGTCCAGAGGGCCAGGAAGCTCTTGCTGCTGAAGGTCGACATCGGCGGAGAATTGAGGACTCTCGTGGCGGGGCTGGCCGAGTACTACGCGCCGGAGCAACTGGTGGGGAAGGAGATCGTGGTGGTCGCCAACCTCGAGCCGAAGGTCATCATGGGCTTGAAGTCTGAAGGCATGCTGCTGGCCGCGGTCGTCAACGGCAAGCCCGTCCTGATAGTCCCCGAGAGCGAGGTTCCACCGGGGACGAAGATCTCCTAG
- the alaXM gene encoding alanyl-tRNA editing protein AlaXM codes for MVKLLYQYDSYLKEFSATVVRVEGSRVFLDQTAFHPGPSGGLDHDRGYLIAPSGERLEVVQVLEEGGDVAHVVAGEPGLKPGDTVRGVIDWGRRYRMMRLHTASHVLLAVLYRRYGALVTGGHITPEGARDDFDLSGVDDWKRAVAEAVEEANRILADCLEVKVYWLPRDEALRIPGIVKLAERLPPEAAEIRVVEIPGVDIQADGGPHVRNTCEVGRIVLQRLESKGARRKRAYYTVEP; via the coding sequence GTGGTCAAGCTGCTATACCAGTACGACAGCTACCTTAAGGAGTTCTCGGCAACTGTCGTTAGGGTTGAGGGCTCCAGGGTTTTTCTCGATCAAACGGCGTTCCACCCCGGCCCCAGCGGTGGCCTGGACCATGACAGGGGCTACCTCATTGCTCCAAGCGGGGAAAGGTTGGAAGTCGTTCAAGTGCTCGAGGAGGGCGGGGACGTGGCCCACGTGGTGGCCGGTGAACCGGGCTTGAAGCCGGGCGATACGGTCAGGGGGGTGATCGATTGGGGCAGGAGGTACAGGATGATGCGGTTGCACACAGCCAGCCACGTGCTGCTCGCCGTCCTGTACAGGAGGTACGGGGCGCTAGTGACGGGTGGGCACATCACGCCCGAAGGGGCGAGGGACGATTTCGACCTCTCGGGCGTCGATGACTGGAAGAGGGCTGTAGCAGAGGCCGTGGAGGAGGCGAACCGGATCCTGGCAGACTGCCTTGAGGTGAAGGTGTACTGGCTCCCCCGCGATGAAGCTCTGAGGATTCCCGGGATCGTTAAGCTCGCCGAGCGGCTGCCTCCAGAAGCTGCGGAGATCAGGGTCGTCGAGATCCCGGGAGTCGACATTCAAGCGGATGGCGGCCCGCACGTAAGGAACACGTGCGAGGTGGGGCGCATCGTGCTGCAGAGGCTGGAGAGCAAGGGTGCGCGCAGGAAGCGCGCCTACTACACCGTGGAGCCCTAA
- a CDS encoding threonine synthase: protein MEFSIVCSSCGRRYKASARLWRCECGSPLDIEKRLEGEVELKGWGVWRYRSLIPHVGGDIVTLGEGWTPTVEREVWGVRALLKLEYLHPTGSFKDRGATVMVSNLKALGADRVLIDSSGNAGVAVAAYCAAAGIGCRVYVPSSAPPAKKLQIKLYGAELVEVEGPRSEVARRALEEVERGAVYASHMWNPFFIEGLKTIAFECCEQAGTPDAVVAPVGSGGLLLGIYWGFGEAAQIGLAQGVPRAIAVQAEGYTPLYDALHGPYGAAPPPEPFADGIAIPNPPRLKQLVKVVKESKGEVVVVSEEETREALRYALRMGFFVEPTSATAIAALRKAREEGLIDSGERVLIPLTGSGLKALDKIARRML, encoded by the coding sequence CTCAGCCCGGTTGTGGAGGTGCGAGTGCGGCTCACCCCTCGACATTGAGAAGAGGCTCGAGGGGGAGGTGGAGCTGAAGGGGTGGGGTGTGTGGCGCTACCGCTCCCTCATCCCGCATGTCGGTGGGGACATCGTTACGCTGGGTGAGGGTTGGACGCCCACGGTGGAGAGGGAGGTTTGGGGCGTCCGGGCTCTGCTGAAGCTCGAGTACCTGCACCCCACCGGTTCGTTCAAGGATCGGGGGGCGACGGTGATGGTCTCCAATTTGAAGGCGCTCGGCGCGGATCGAGTCCTGATCGACTCGTCGGGCAACGCCGGTGTAGCTGTTGCAGCGTACTGTGCTGCAGCCGGGATCGGGTGCAGGGTCTACGTGCCGTCCAGCGCGCCTCCAGCCAAGAAGCTCCAGATAAAGCTGTACGGGGCCGAGCTGGTCGAGGTTGAGGGGCCGAGGAGCGAGGTGGCTAGGAGGGCTTTGGAGGAGGTGGAGCGCGGCGCGGTCTACGCGAGCCATATGTGGAACCCCTTCTTCATCGAAGGTTTGAAGACGATCGCCTTCGAGTGCTGTGAGCAGGCAGGGACTCCGGACGCAGTCGTCGCGCCGGTGGGCAGCGGAGGGCTACTGCTGGGCATATACTGGGGCTTCGGGGAGGCGGCCCAGATCGGCCTCGCGCAAGGGGTTCCTCGGGCGATTGCCGTTCAGGCAGAAGGTTACACGCCGCTCTACGACGCGCTCCACGGGCCCTACGGCGCCGCGCCGCCCCCCGAGCCCTTCGCTGACGGTATCGCCATCCCAAACCCGCCGAGGCTCAAGCAGCTGGTCAAGGTCGTCAAGGAATCGAAGGGTGAGGTGGTAGTTGTCAGCGAAGAGGAGACTCGAGAAGCGCTGCGGTACGCCCTCAGGATGGGCTTCTTCGTCGAGCCCACGTCAGCCACGGCTATAGCCGCGCTCCGCAAAGCGAGAGAAGAGGGTTTGATCGATTCGGGGGAGAGAGTGCTCATCCCCCTGACCGGTTCAGGCCTCAAAGCCTTGGACAAGATCGCTAGGAGGATGCTCTAG
- a CDS encoding DUF211 domain-containing protein, producing the protein MPAKLKRLVLDVLKPRELDTIQLAKLICELDGVSRVDVAVVEVDVRTETLKLTVEGGSIDIEEVHKLLEDHGCALRSIDALSFEKS; encoded by the coding sequence GTGCCGGCGAAGCTGAAGCGGCTGGTTCTCGACGTTCTCAAGCCGCGGGAGCTGGACACGATCCAGCTGGCGAAGCTGATCTGCGAGCTCGACGGGGTGAGCAGGGTTGATGTAGCGGTGGTGGAAGTCGACGTGAGGACGGAAACCCTCAAGCTAACGGTGGAGGGCGGATCGATAGACATCGAGGAGGTGCACAAGCTCCTCGAGGATCACGGGTGCGCGCTGCGGAGCATCGACGCGCTGAGCTTCGAGAAGAGCTGA